A single window of Flavobacteriales bacterium DNA harbors:
- a CDS encoding tetratricopeptide repeat protein, translating to MFWILTLLPVMMAMAQDSQVNDLMNEGNQLFNKGEYQSAIEKYNQVLEIDPTAFNAIKQRGHSYLMSGNYEGAIHDFDDLLKQDPKHKWAFNNRAAAKMKLKDYKGAIADYNSVLDLDPEDQEAYNNRGFAKKKSGDTDGACQDWNRSKKLGNKEAKIILKNNHCK from the coding sequence ATGTTTTGGATTCTGACACTCCTGCCTGTGATGATGGCAATGGCACAGGATTCGCAGGTGAATGACCTGATGAACGAGGGCAATCAACTCTTTAACAAAGGGGAATATCAATCAGCGATCGAGAAGTACAATCAGGTGCTTGAAATTGATCCGACCGCTTTTAATGCCATCAAACAAAGGGGACATTCCTATCTCATGTCGGGTAATTATGAGGGAGCCATTCATGATTTTGATGACCTGTTGAAACAGGACCCGAAGCACAAGTGGGCATTTAATAATCGTGCAGCTGCCAAAATGAAACTAAAGGATTACAAGGGGGCCATTGCCGACTATAACAGCGTGCTTGATTTGGACCCTGAAGACCAGGAAGCCTATAACAACCGTGGGTTTGCAAAGAAAAAGTCGGGGGATACGGATGGTGCCTGCCAGGATTGGAACCGCTCCAAAAAGCTGGGAAACAAGGAAGCCAAGATCATTCTGAAGAACAACCATTGTAAATAG
- a CDS encoding DUF479 domain-containing protein: MNILSHLYLAGDDEGLMVGNFIADAVKGKKHEEYSAPIARGIRMHRFIDSYTDRHPAVLTCKTWLYKEHGKCAGIITDLFFDYLLASKWHAADAKGFRKYTHHAYAVLMRHYLHMPEQMRRMLPYMIKGDWLYRYRNTEGIRRSLEGLEKRTSFPWPMATSVDHLLENEKAWHKQYELFFQALKNDLVNGGFPHILSI, encoded by the coding sequence ATGAATATACTTTCACATCTGTATCTGGCAGGAGATGACGAGGGGTTGATGGTAGGCAATTTCATCGCCGACGCCGTGAAAGGAAAAAAACATGAGGAATATTCCGCACCCATTGCCAGGGGCATCCGGATGCACCGGTTTATTGACAGCTACACCGACCGGCATCCTGCAGTGCTGACCTGTAAAACATGGCTGTATAAAGAACATGGTAAATGCGCCGGAATCATTACCGACCTTTTTTTTGACTATTTATTGGCGAGCAAATGGCATGCGGCGGATGCAAAGGGCTTCCGGAAATACACCCACCACGCGTATGCCGTTCTGATGCGCCATTACCTGCATATGCCCGAGCAAATGCGCAGGATGCTGCCATATATGATCAAGGGCGACTGGCTATACAGGTACCGGAATACGGAAGGCATACGCCGTTCACTGGAAGGGCTCGAAAAACGCACGTCGTTCCCCTGGCCAATGGCAACATCGGTAGATCATTTGCTGGAAAATGAAAAGGCCTGGCACAAACAATACGAACTGTTTTTCCAGGCCCTGAAAAATGATCTTGTCAACGGGGGATTTCCCCACATACTTTCGATCTAG
- a CDS encoding PorT family protein, translated as MRLSRIFHWLIPGLICIAGQVTVVNAQQPGMTVMQPIGIKPFGVGKKSDVEQLQRRRLVVAMEDEKSLDIRSINKSLKKAVEDYWYLAAKDVLFLDMIKVEAFIQAKDTNYVILQMSSRQFSITELPEEDAPTSLDVRRLEIYLPENKRRIATIRMPDDIPSLGEVVIGIKQMQAYLHDRGAPVDEDKRGPKTENHPEIGDKTLLIDKKDFRTFSSDDIKEVRYVYPKKIEVVAKDRIEQAIMQEDSTVAFVQLVHYRRTQSLHYIISAKSGEVLGHFKARNSLGDYLHYHQYVTMKHVKRYGNLADVKYAGMYTKRFNGRYANGMEISPRVIVQQSLFEGKAYRNKTVFTERVPEVNKLVSQHGETTYLKTVGVAMGGMITTYVDTTWSLHAGLFYSVQGQRFRFTHYDSIQGKVRNRSIDFKLDYLKVPLQVGWNSRNTRHVVFQVTAGPQIGILANAKELIDGQEYRDVTLQRSFKEKSDQIDFSGSMKSIDISALMTAGVYLKLYGQAFLYLGGHGDISIRDADNNGRWKDPELPASRNITFGLESGISYLF; from the coding sequence ATGAGGCTATCCAGGATTTTTCATTGGTTGATACCGGGATTGATCTGTATTGCGGGTCAGGTTACCGTTGTGAACGCACAACAACCGGGCATGACCGTTATGCAGCCGATCGGGATCAAACCCTTCGGAGTCGGTAAGAAATCGGACGTTGAACAGTTGCAGCGACGGAGGCTTGTGGTGGCCATGGAAGATGAGAAATCACTAGACATCCGATCCATCAACAAAAGCCTGAAAAAGGCGGTGGAAGATTACTGGTACCTGGCGGCCAAGGATGTTCTTTTCCTGGACATGATCAAGGTCGAAGCATTCATTCAGGCCAAAGACACCAACTATGTCATTCTGCAAATGAGTTCCAGGCAGTTCAGCATCACCGAACTGCCTGAAGAGGATGCACCTACCTCACTTGATGTGAGGCGCCTGGAGATCTATTTGCCGGAGAATAAACGCCGGATCGCCACCATCCGGATGCCCGACGATATTCCATCCCTCGGTGAAGTCGTGATCGGCATAAAACAAATGCAGGCATACCTTCACGACCGTGGAGCACCTGTTGATGAAGACAAACGCGGACCCAAAACAGAGAACCATCCGGAGATCGGGGATAAAACCTTGTTGATTGATAAAAAGGATTTCCGCACATTTTCGTCGGACGACATCAAGGAAGTCCGGTATGTATATCCCAAGAAAATAGAAGTGGTTGCCAAAGACCGGATCGAACAGGCCATTATGCAGGAAGATTCAACGGTGGCTTTTGTGCAGCTCGTCCACTATCGCAGAACCCAGTCGCTCCATTATATCATCAGTGCCAAAAGCGGGGAAGTGCTGGGGCATTTCAAGGCCAGGAATTCCCTGGGCGACTACCTGCATTACCACCAGTATGTGACCATGAAACATGTGAAGCGATATGGTAACCTTGCTGATGTGAAGTATGCGGGTATGTATACCAAGCGTTTCAATGGACGGTACGCAAACGGAATGGAGATCAGCCCCAGGGTGATTGTGCAGCAATCGCTTTTTGAGGGAAAGGCTTATCGCAACAAAACCGTATTCACCGAGCGGGTGCCTGAAGTCAACAAACTGGTGAGTCAACATGGAGAAACCACATATCTCAAAACCGTTGGGGTTGCCATGGGTGGCATGATCACTACCTATGTGGATACCACCTGGTCTCTGCATGCCGGGTTGTTTTATTCCGTGCAGGGGCAGCGATTTCGCTTCACCCATTACGACAGCATTCAGGGGAAGGTGAGGAACCGTTCGATCGATTTCAAACTTGACTACCTCAAGGTTCCTTTGCAGGTGGGTTGGAATTCCCGGAATACGAGGCATGTGGTGTTCCAGGTAACAGCCGGGCCTCAGATAGGAATTCTGGCCAATGCGAAGGAACTGATCGATGGGCAGGAATACCGTGATGTAACACTCCAGCGAAGCTTTAAAGAAAAAAGTGATCAGATCGATTTTTCAGGATCCATGAAAAGCATTGATATCTCTGCTTTGATGACTGCCGGGGTGTACCTCAAACTGTACGGCCAGGCATTCCTCTACCTGGGCGGTCATGGCGATATATCCATCCGGGATGCCGACAACAATGGCCGGTGGAAGGATCCTGAATTGCCAGCCTCACGGAATATTACGTTCGGACTGGAAAGCGGGATCAGCTATCTCTTCTGA
- a CDS encoding GNAT family N-acetyltransferase — protein sequence MDDGMRWPVAEYIRTLVFIEGQACPEEEEFDGLDAGCEHFLAMWKGEPAGTARVRTTSEGVKLERYAVLDPFRRLGIGKALVEATLAYAKSFGQPIYMHAQAEVEGLYRPFGFRPIGDIFDEVGIPHRKMLYHSL from the coding sequence ATGGACGATGGAATGCGATGGCCAGTTGCGGAATACATCCGTACCCTTGTTTTTATTGAAGGGCAGGCATGTCCTGAAGAAGAAGAGTTTGACGGATTGGATGCCGGTTGTGAACATTTCCTGGCCATGTGGAAGGGAGAACCCGCCGGAACAGCCCGCGTGAGAACTACATCCGAAGGTGTAAAGCTTGAAAGGTATGCGGTGCTGGATCCGTTCCGTAGATTGGGAATAGGAAAGGCCCTGGTGGAAGCAACATTGGCCTATGCGAAGAGCTTCGGGCAGCCGATTTATATGCATGCACAGGCAGAAGTGGAAGGTTTGTACCGCCCCTTTGGATTCCGGCCCATTGGCGATATCTTTGATGAAGTAGGGATTCCTCATCGCAAGATGCTGTATCATTCGCTCTGA
- a CDS encoding alanine racemase has product MQNIIQPTLLVDKRKAIANIRTMTAKALAAKVRFRPHFKTHQSAEIGNWFRDEGTREITVSSLDMALYFADHGWDDITVAIPVNILEIEKINALAARIRLNLVVEASGPVLFLHEHLKHRVGMWIKVNTGYNRAGIDASDHPGILRLCQEIAMCPVMEIQGLMAHAGHTYQLRHEEAIQRVFDETLQILHTVRLFLAEQGFHGLHISVGDTPGCSVAKDWSGAEEVRPGNFVFYDVMQMVIGSCSAQDVAVAMACPVIACYPERGEVLIYGGGVHFSKEMIQWHGEPCYGLVTDLVDGCWGQVQRDEYISGLSQEHGKVKISGARMKRIKPGDLMFFLPVHSCMTADLMRSYTDMHGHVIEGASY; this is encoded by the coding sequence ATGCAAAACATCATTCAACCTACGCTGCTTGTAGACAAAAGAAAGGCCATTGCCAATATCCGTACAATGACCGCAAAGGCACTGGCAGCCAAGGTGCGGTTCAGGCCGCATTTCAAAACACATCAATCGGCTGAAATTGGGAACTGGTTCAGGGATGAGGGCACCAGGGAGATCACCGTTTCTTCGCTGGACATGGCCTTGTACTTTGCTGATCATGGCTGGGATGATATTACGGTTGCCATCCCTGTGAACATCCTGGAAATTGAAAAAATCAATGCGCTGGCTGCGCGGATTCGCTTAAATCTGGTTGTGGAAGCTTCCGGGCCGGTTTTGTTTCTTCATGAGCACCTGAAACACCGGGTGGGTATGTGGATCAAGGTGAATACAGGATATAACCGAGCCGGAATCGATGCCTCCGATCATCCGGGTATCTTGCGCCTATGCCAGGAGATTGCAATGTGCCCCGTGATGGAGATTCAGGGATTGATGGCTCATGCCGGACATACATATCAGTTACGACATGAGGAAGCCATACAGCGGGTGTTTGATGAGACCCTTCAGATTTTGCATACCGTGCGTCTATTCTTGGCAGAGCAAGGGTTTCATGGTCTCCACATATCGGTGGGTGATACCCCGGGGTGCAGCGTAGCGAAGGATTGGTCGGGTGCGGAAGAAGTACGGCCCGGTAATTTTGTTTTCTACGATGTGATGCAAATGGTAATCGGTTCGTGTTCGGCCCAGGATGTAGCGGTGGCAATGGCTTGTCCGGTTATCGCATGTTATCCGGAGCGTGGAGAGGTATTGATTTATGGTGGCGGTGTGCATTTTTCCAAGGAAATGATCCAATGGCACGGTGAACCATGTTACGGACTGGTGACCGATCTGGTTGATGGTTGTTGGGGGCAAGTGCAGCGTGATGAATACATCTCCGGGTTATCGCAGGAACATGGGAAAGTGAAGATTTCAGGCGCACGCATGAAACGAATCAAACCCGGAGATCTGATGTTTTTCCTTCCGGTTCATTCGTGCATGACCGCAGACCTCATGCGGTCGTACACGGACATGCACGGGCATGTGATTGAAGGTGCTTCTTACTGA
- a CDS encoding PD40 domain-containing protein: MPSLKRLLITILAVSPLVTLAQEESVDFKKTFLEAERFIGVSNYEKALPLFTRLAEMQPDNANLSFKIGVCLFNSYSFNFPVDQEKSITYFRKAIQNTTHEYRTGHPKETQAPVDSYFYLAEAFHFLHQIDSAEYYYSAFKQLIQDSDPELIKEVDHRLDQCRNARELMENPLPVFITNLGSRINSAYNDYAPVISADETTLIFTSTRAGSTGEKVGLDGQYYEDIYISHIEGRAWSNPVSIGGTINTPDHEASISLSPDGNTLYLYKANGDDGNIYQSTRMGDSWTEPEELNAHINSPAYESHVTVTEDGQTMYFSSERVGGPGGLDLYVSHKDNNGDWGSATLMPSNVNTEYDEDSPFIHPDGKALYFSSKGHKSMGGMDIFKTELQDDGSWSDPENIGYPINTAADNIFYVTNRAGTHAYFASVRENGYGGLDLYRIVISEDESNMNEGGEPKADASSEEEVEEEATEAEELVDAASPEETTEVTTTTPENKDNKDVKNTSGTDGAAVTKNPATGTTPEANNKPTSETTPVATTKPTKPQVPEQGKWEILYFEYNIGLLNVESVEKVKRMLTILRQKQDVKIEISGHTDSVGGDDYNLRLSKTRAQSVYDYFLRNGIDAKRMTVVGKGEKEPAVPNDTKENQAKNRRVEVKVVQ; the protein is encoded by the coding sequence ATGCCTTCACTTAAGCGCCTTTTGATTACCATTTTGGCCGTCTCTCCCCTTGTGACTTTGGCACAGGAAGAGAGCGTCGATTTCAAAAAGACATTTCTGGAAGCCGAAAGGTTTATTGGGGTTTCCAATTATGAGAAGGCCTTGCCACTTTTCACCAGGTTGGCTGAAATGCAACCCGACAATGCCAACCTTTCTTTCAAGATCGGTGTGTGCCTTTTCAATTCATATTCGTTCAATTTTCCGGTGGATCAGGAGAAGTCAATTACCTATTTCAGGAAGGCCATTCAAAATACAACACACGAATACCGAACCGGGCACCCGAAAGAGACTCAGGCTCCGGTCGACAGCTATTTCTATTTGGCAGAAGCCTTTCATTTCCTGCACCAGATCGACAGCGCCGAATATTACTATTCGGCATTCAAGCAGCTGATTCAGGATTCTGACCCGGAGTTGATCAAAGAGGTGGATCATCGCCTGGATCAATGCAGAAATGCACGTGAGTTGATGGAGAATCCCCTGCCTGTGTTCATCACCAACCTCGGATCCCGTATCAACAGCGCTTACAATGATTATGCACCGGTGATTTCTGCAGATGAAACCACGTTGATCTTCACCTCCACCCGTGCAGGCAGTACAGGCGAGAAAGTCGGACTTGATGGTCAGTACTACGAAGACATTTACATTTCACACATTGAGGGTCGTGCCTGGTCCAACCCGGTAAGCATCGGAGGAACCATCAACACCCCTGACCACGAAGCCAGCATCAGCCTTTCACCCGACGGTAATACATTGTACCTATACAAAGCCAACGGGGACGATGGCAACATCTACCAATCCACCCGCATGGGTGATTCCTGGACAGAACCCGAAGAACTCAACGCACACATCAACTCGCCGGCTTACGAGTCACACGTAACCGTAACGGAAGACGGCCAAACCATGTATTTCTCAAGCGAACGCGTGGGTGGTCCGGGTGGCCTTGATCTGTATGTTTCTCACAAAGACAACAATGGCGACTGGGGATCTGCCACACTCATGCCAAGCAATGTGAACACGGAATATGACGAGGACAGCCCGTTCATTCATCCGGATGGAAAAGCCCTTTACTTCTCATCCAAAGGGCATAAGAGCATGGGCGGAATGGATATCTTCAAGACAGAACTTCAGGATGATGGCAGTTGGAGCGACCCGGAAAACATCGGCTACCCCATCAATACTGCTGCCGACAACATTTTCTATGTAACCAACCGTGCCGGAACCCACGCCTATTTCGCGTCCGTACGTGAAAACGGGTATGGCGGACTTGACCTTTATCGTATCGTTATTTCCGAAGATGAGTCAAACATGAATGAAGGCGGAGAGCCGAAAGCGGATGCAAGCAGTGAAGAAGAAGTTGAAGAGGAGGCTACTGAAGCGGAAGAATTGGTCGATGCTGCCAGTCCGGAAGAAACAACGGAGGTAACAACCACTACTCCGGAGAACAAAGACAACAAGGATGTGAAGAATACCAGTGGCACGGATGGCGCTGCTGTGACCAAAAATCCGGCAACCGGCACCACACCCGAAGCCAACAACAAACCGACCTCTGAAACCACCCCAGTAGCCACAACCAAACCCACCAAGCCTCAGGTACCTGAACAAGGTAAATGGGAGATTCTGTACTTTGAGTACAACATCGGCCTTCTGAATGTGGAGTCGGTGGAAAAAGTAAAAAGAATGCTTACCATCCTACGCCAGAAACAGGATGTCAAGATTGAAATATCCGGACATACAGACAGCGTTGGGGGTGACGATTACAACCTGCGCCTGTCCAAGACCCGCGCGCAATCGGTATATGATTACTTCCTCCGGAATGGCATCGATGCCAAACGCATGACCGTTGTCGGCAAGGGAGAAAAAGAACCGGCGGTACCCAACGATACCAAGGAAAATCAGGCGAAAAACAGACGTGTTGAAGTAAAGGTGGTTCAGTAA
- a CDS encoding TerB family tellurite resistance protein: MTNYSKWLWGGLGWAFMGPIGGIIGFALGALADSEQAKGGGGRPGATHPGDFGASLLVLAGAVMKSDGKVLKSELDYVRKFFVHQFGKEHTQERMLLFREILKQDLPVKEICTQIRDNMAHPVRLQLLHFLFGVSLADGHVDPREVETISNIAHHLGISAKDFESIKAMFVKDREAAYRILEITPDASVEEIKKAYRKMAVKYHPDKVEHLGKDFQKAAQEKFQQVNQAYEDLKKERGFS; this comes from the coding sequence ATGACAAATTATTCTAAATGGCTATGGGGTGGCCTGGGATGGGCATTTATGGGTCCCATCGGAGGCATCATCGGTTTTGCTCTCGGGGCACTTGCAGACAGTGAACAGGCAAAAGGTGGTGGAGGAAGACCTGGTGCCACACATCCGGGTGATTTCGGCGCCAGCCTGCTGGTGCTTGCCGGAGCGGTTATGAAGAGCGATGGCAAAGTCCTGAAATCGGAACTGGATTACGTCAGGAAATTCTTCGTTCATCAATTCGGGAAGGAGCATACCCAGGAAAGAATGTTGCTGTTCCGGGAGATTCTCAAACAAGACCTGCCGGTGAAGGAGATATGCACCCAGATCCGTGATAACATGGCTCATCCGGTACGCCTGCAACTGCTGCATTTCCTGTTCGGGGTGTCATTGGCGGACGGACATGTGGATCCCAGGGAGGTTGAAACCATTTCAAACATAGCACATCATTTGGGTATCAGTGCCAAGGATTTTGAGTCCATCAAGGCCATGTTTGTTAAAGACAGGGAAGCTGCATACCGGATATTGGAAATCACCCCGGATGCAAGCGTGGAGGAGATCAAAAAGGCCTACCGTAAGATGGCGGTTAAGTACCACCCCGACAAAGTGGAACACCTGGGTAAAGATTTTCAAAAGGCGGCCCAGGAAAAGTTCCAGCAGGTGAATCAAGCCTACGAAGACCTGAAAAAAGAACGGGGGTTCTCGTGA